From Balaenoptera ricei isolate mBalRic1 chromosome 5, mBalRic1.hap2, whole genome shotgun sequence:
GAGAACTCTCATTAAGTTTTCCAAAGCAACTGGGCCGCATGCACGCGTTTGAATGGGCACGTCCCATGCTCTGGGAGAACACAGCAGTTAAAATCAAATGAAGAAGTCTCGCAGTAGAGGAAGGCCCAGTGGAGGACTACTGGGAAATCCTCGGATTCCCATTTTGCCTACTTGCTCAGTTTGTGCCTCTGTTTCCATGGGCGTGGATAGGCATACCATCTGGTAATGCAAACACCAGCTCCAGCAAAGCTGGGTTTCACTCCAAGCTTCCTGTCTTTCTGATTTATTCCGTCCATTGTGGAGTGGAATGCACTTAAATGCTTGGGCTTTACTGAATAATGTGACTATTAACTATTCACTTTCACACATCTGCAGCTCCTCCAGAATTTTAACAACATTATTGGGTTTTCCCCTCAAAACAgtacttatttaatttaattataaaataattgatgTGTTGGAAATTTACGCTGTTTCTCTGACACTTCTGCAGCAGGAAAACATGGAGGTCAAAGCACACCATTTgtaaatacacttttaaaatacatgtgttaAACATTTAGCAGTAagtagtgtttgtttgtttgtttgtttgttttggcggTTCTGTAACCTTATTGGACAATCAGCAGTTGGTTCTCCTCCACATTAACTGTCTGCAGATTTTTGAAAGTGGCGAGAGGTAGATAGGTAACCAACGTATAGAGCTTGTTTGGTGAATCTTCATCTTCATTATGTTTTCTGGGCAACCACACGTGGATATGGTATAGGACATTCCTTATTCCGTTGGCCCAGACAGATTTGTTGAGCCTGGTGCCAATGCATACATCTGGAATTCTCATCTCCTTCGTGGCAAATATCCGGATTTCTTTGAGTGCCCTAGGGGTGCGCTTCTTGAAACCCACTGCATGGATGCACTTGTGAATGTTGACAGTGTTTTCTCTGGTCACCACCTCATTGATGGCGGACCAGCCCTTCTTCTTCTCGCTTCCCTTCTTTGCGAGAGCCATCCTGCTGGGCTGGGAGTAATGTTGTTCTGAAGTGTCTCCTGCTCTTGtggtaaatttttgttgttgaagtTGTACTGATGGTATAATTGTTAATGTAAACAACAGTCGGAAGTATTGTCATTATTAGAAATGCTTTCAGCAAGTGTTTGGAAGAATTATGTAAATATGAACATATCATTCCAGAATTGCTTCATGGGAGAGAAGTCTAAAAGATAGGAGTGATTTACAGAGTCAGTACTGCGTCGGTACAGAAGCACTTCCTTGTCTTAAAGTGATAGTTTGTCATtaattgaacatctactatgtagATGAAGCTGGCTGTAGATCTAGCAACTGGATGAAAGAAGCTTATTTTCAATCTAACATTTACCAAGCATTGATATCTAAGCAATGGAGAAAAAGGTGCAGATCTGGGCAGAGAAATGAACAAGAAGGGCATAAAGGAAAGGCGAGCTaaagaaaataacaatgagattATATTTCTGAGCTTTGCCTTCATGCTATAGATCTGAGTTTGTGAGACTGAAGTTAGCTTTTGCTAGGCCTCTGTCCACAATTGGGTGAGCTATACCAGCAGGAACAAGGTGGTACCTGGGCTGTGATGGGAGCAGCGAGTCTTCTCAATGGGTCAGTTAAGTGAGAATATAGCTCAAACAGTTTTTTAATATCTACTGGAGAAATAAAACCCTTCATTACATGAATATAACATCACAATTACTAATTGATCACTCTTCTACGTAAAAGGGTATACAACATACAGAGAAAGATAGACAACAATACGAATGCGAGTGTCGTTAAAGACCTTTCTGTTTatcttcaaataattaaaaaccatTTCACCATCTATCTTCGATCTCCTCTTGGGTGATagataaaatgcaataaaatctTTCTTTATAACCTGAACCTCTTCTTGGAGTCAAAACCCCTTTAGGCTGTGTTTAAAGCCTCTGGCTCTGATATTTATAGGTTTTACAGCTTGAtttaaaaagttttccaaaaGACTTTTTTCCCTGTGTGGACTCCTTAATAGTATTTGTGTATTTCTCACAGAGAAGGACtttactgtgtgttttttttttaaatactccaGAGAGCCAATCTCCATGCCTTCATGTCTCTTTGTCCCTTTGCTTGTGGAAGAGACTGATTTCCTGCTCTGTGACTAGAAGACAGAGTGAGGGTCATTGTGTTCATCTCATGTCGCATACCCACAAATGTACTTTCAGAAGGAGTCTTAGGATTGATCTCTGATCACATTTAATTCTTCATGCTAAGGAAGAGACATTCTCCTTCCCTTTAGATATTTTGCTACTTGGTTAACTCTTCGCTATTTCATTTGGTGTCTTGGGCAGGCAGCCTGGGATGGTAGAGTGCTGTCTGTAGACCTAGACTTGGATTTAAATCCAGTCTCAGCACTTAGAGGCTGTGTGACTTTTGgccagtcacttaacttctctgggcctcaattttctcacctgtaacatttagagaagcgcacTTTATCCCGCACAGCTTGGAATGCTTGTAACATACCTTACTCAGTCCTCAGAGGGCAATAAccaagagcccacatgccacagtgcTAGGAAATCCAGGAGGCAAGTCCCCTCACAGGTCACCTCAGGGATCTCCCTTGAGGGAAGGAGTCCTGTCTAGCTTGGTATTATCTCTGACAGACCAAGGTCTTCTTTGTGGCAGAGGAGGGCAGGCTGGCATGTCACGTCCAAAGCACAGGCTGGGCAGAGTCCCTGATTTACATAGTGAACATGGGCATCCGGGTGGAGCCTCGTCCTTGAGACACTGCTTGTTTTGGTGGTGGATGTCCCCATCTCCAGGATTATGGTCACTGAGGGTGGCTCCCACCCCGCAATTTAAAGCCCTTTCAAAGTCTTCATCCTGCCTCTTCACAGGGTACTGAGACAGCACGTCTTGAAGAGGATGACATGAAGATGGCACCCGGAAAAGGGGTGTGACTAAGGAATTGGGAGGTCCACTGGGGCTTTCTGGTCAAAGATGGGAGCTCTGTGACTCGTGCTGGTGTTGCTGCCCTTGCCGGTTAGGCCCGGGGTTCGGGGAGGGAGGCAGCTCCTTTGTTCCGGCTGCTACCACAGGTGCTGCGGCTGTTCTTTGAGATCTGGGCTCCACGGCCCAGGGTCACAGGCTCTGGAGGGGCCGTCACACCTGCCGGGCCTGAAGTCACTGCTCAGCTCCCTTGATTTGCTCTGAGGTCACATCCACAGCCACTGGGGCAGCTGCTGGCCGAAGGCGAGCATCCCTACCCTGACAGCACTTTATTCGATGTAGCTCAGGTTAGCAGCCCTGATGAGTGGACCCACTTACTCTGTACTGGCATCACTGAAAGCTTCTCAGAGTTCAAGAAGCATCTGCTTTAAGGTGCTTTGCCTTCTTCACCTATAATGACAACTGTTTTGATAGAGAAAAAAGGTGCCCCAGTTCAGGTGGGATCTGCCTCTGGCAGGGAAGCCTGCTTCGCAGAGATTTTGTGAAACTGAGAGAGAAAGTGAAGAACCCCTCAGAATGCTTAGCGCACTTAGGGTTGACGAACCATTCCGCTTTGCCCAGTACTGAGGGGGGTTTCTTGGCAGCAGGGGCGTTTAGTGCTCAAACCTGCgaagtcccaggcaaactgggatgagTTGGTCACTTCAGCAATACACTGTGGCCTCTGTGAGTGGGCGTAGCCATTATGTCTGTACGGGGGGAGGTGGCAGTTATTCTGACATCAACAATTATTTGGTTTCATAACCTACAGCTGCATTAAATATCCCATCCTCTCCATacctagttttaatttttaatggggTCATACCCTTTTCCTTTTAAAGCATACATTTAAAGCATAATTACACCAAAAATGTCACTTTAAAGagagaatgatttttttcacaaaatcATAATGGTATCTTCCATGTGACTCATGTCTTGACCTTTTCATCCTACTTCATTTATGTTCATCATAACTCCACAAAGAAGGCATTAGGCCGCGCAAActtttattagaaaagaaaagatacagaagGGAAATTACTGCCTATAGAGTACTCATTTTG
This genomic window contains:
- the LOC132366725 gene encoding large ribosomal subunit protein eL31-like, producing the protein MALAKKGSEKKKGWSAINEVVTRENTVNIHKCIHAVGFKKRTPRALKEIRIFATKEMRIPDVCIGTRLNKSVWANGIRNVLYHIHVWLPRKHNEDEDSPNKLYTLVTYLPLATFKNLQTVNVEENQLLIVQ